A genomic stretch from Kineosporia corallincola includes:
- a CDS encoding serine/threonine protein kinase: MPHLFPLLNGDPTEISGYRITGRLGSGGQGVVYLGVDADGEQAAVKMLRVEDDTSRTQFAKEVANARRVAPFCTAQILDFDVDSASPYVISEFIEGSSLQQFVAARGPLSGPRLQRLAIGTATALTAIHLAGVVHRDLKPGNVMMSPEGPRVIDFGIARDLSSRTTVAGGVFGTPAYMSPEQLRGERVGPASDLFSWASVIVFAAVGRAPFATEHPMASINKIAHEEPDLSGVPWELQAVLRRCFSKQAEHRPTAQQALAMLLGRPGDADTPSASAVLAAGTEFVEAGADSLGTGSPATVWPRALDVSGENPTWDGTTPVVSPPITGAGPAPSRRKRLTVVTVGVLAVLAAGLLGVDIYARTNSAPTSSPTPGTPASTAAGTPTSTDDAGVQVPDGTLPAVLAGTWTGTVTQHSATDDEWQWLVELDLTAGLGDPGTMKATDLDCVSYVTVTRVSATSAHLRAPVLAADNPQGSCASLGEITVKLNQAAGTLNFVWQDSDDPTNTGRATLSRVNG; encoded by the coding sequence GTGCCTCACCTGTTCCCGCTGCTCAACGGCGACCCCACCGAGATCTCCGGCTACCGGATCACCGGGCGTCTGGGCTCGGGCGGGCAGGGCGTGGTCTACCTCGGCGTCGATGCCGACGGTGAGCAGGCCGCGGTCAAGATGCTGCGGGTCGAGGACGACACCTCGCGCACACAGTTCGCCAAGGAGGTCGCCAACGCCCGGCGGGTGGCACCGTTCTGCACGGCGCAGATCCTCGACTTCGACGTGGACTCGGCCTCCCCGTACGTGATCAGCGAGTTCATCGAGGGCTCGTCGCTCCAGCAGTTCGTGGCCGCGCGGGGCCCGCTGTCCGGCCCCCGGTTGCAGCGCCTGGCCATCGGCACCGCCACCGCGCTCACCGCGATCCACCTGGCCGGCGTGGTGCACCGCGACCTGAAACCGGGCAACGTGATGATGTCGCCCGAGGGACCCCGGGTGATCGACTTCGGCATCGCCCGCGACCTGTCCAGCCGCACCACCGTGGCCGGCGGAGTGTTCGGCACCCCGGCCTACATGTCTCCCGAGCAGTTGCGCGGCGAGCGCGTCGGACCGGCGAGCGACCTGTTCTCCTGGGCCTCGGTGATCGTGTTCGCCGCCGTCGGCCGGGCCCCGTTCGCCACCGAGCACCCGATGGCCAGCATCAACAAGATCGCCCACGAGGAACCCGACCTGTCCGGCGTCCCCTGGGAACTCCAGGCGGTCCTGCGCCGGTGCTTCAGCAAGCAGGCCGAGCACCGGCCCACCGCCCAGCAGGCCCTGGCCATGCTGCTGGGCCGGCCGGGCGACGCCGACACCCCCAGCGCCTCGGCCGTGCTCGCGGCCGGCACCGAGTTCGTCGAGGCCGGCGCCGATTCCCTCGGCACCGGCAGCCCCGCGACCGTCTGGCCGCGGGCTCTGGACGTCTCCGGCGAGAACCCGACCTGGGACGGCACGACGCCGGTTGTCTCCCCACCGATCACCGGCGCCGGGCCGGCCCCCTCGCGCCGCAAGCGGCTCACCGTGGTGACGGTCGGCGTGCTCGCCGTGCTGGCGGCCGGGCTGCTCGGCGTCGACATCTACGCCCGGACGAACTCCGCCCCCACCTCCTCCCCCACGCCTGGCACACCGGCCAGCACGGCGGCAGGCACACCGACCAGCACGGACGACGCCGGCGTGCAGGTGCCGGACGGCACCCTGCCCGCGGTCCTGGCGGGAACCTGGACGGGCACGGTGACGCAGCATTCCGCGACGGACGACGAGTGGCAGTGGCTGGTCGAGCTCGACCTCACCGCCGGCCTGGGGGATCCCGGCACGATGAAGGCCACCGACCTGGACTGCGTGTCCTACGTGACGGTGACCAGGGTGAGCGCCACCTCGGCGCATCTGCGGGCGCCGGTGCTGGCGGCCGACAACCCCCAGGGGTCCTGCGCCTCTCTCGGCGAGATCACCGTGAAGCTGAATCAGGCGGCCGGCACCCTGAACTTCGTCTGGCAGGACAGTGACGACCCGACCAACACCGGCCGGGCCACCCTGTCCCGGGTGAACGGCTAG
- a CDS encoding GGDEF domain-containing protein, producing MSTVRVDALLRPHLAVGVVLSLVCVLLPVGLGRDTLYTAVTFGCIAMMVVGVRRHRPPSPAGWWLVTAGVVVWATADLMWAVFTWILHISPFPSPADALYLASYVLIAAGFWCFVRARRGERDREGFIDSAIFTVGSVLISWVLLMRPGLEAAGEAVEAKVLAAAYPLSDVLLLALLVRLLTTKGARSPAFRWLVAGNSLLLLADCAYQYTSMTETYTGGAITLPWLLSYVCFAAAALHPSMRHLTDGNTGDVGTRFTRGRLIALTLASLVAPGTLLLQLALGVPLAAWAVALSSVVLFLLVVWRMSGLLRRLDAQATRLADLARTDALTGLPNRRTSDAELERMQTRARTEGLPLCVAILDLDHFKSFNDTYGHQAGDSLLVAAGAAWRQCMKDAHAGVGVGRSAMLGRWGGEEFVLLLLGHDVPSAVALADAMRAVTPAGQSFSAGVACWDGLESASAVFARADEALYAAKAGGRDQVRTAAPAGETLPAPGDRPGTVLSAEDVVR from the coding sequence GTGAGCACTGTGCGCGTGGACGCCCTCCTGCGACCACATCTGGCCGTCGGCGTGGTGCTCTCCCTGGTCTGCGTCCTGCTGCCGGTGGGACTGGGGCGCGACACCCTGTACACCGCCGTCACCTTCGGCTGCATCGCGATGATGGTCGTCGGCGTCCGGCGCCACCGGCCGCCCTCGCCCGCCGGCTGGTGGCTGGTCACCGCGGGCGTCGTGGTGTGGGCGACGGCCGACCTGATGTGGGCCGTCTTCACCTGGATCCTGCACATCTCCCCGTTCCCGTCACCCGCGGACGCCCTCTACCTGGCCAGCTACGTGCTGATCGCGGCCGGGTTCTGGTGCTTCGTGCGGGCCCGGCGCGGCGAGCGCGACCGTGAGGGTTTCATCGACTCAGCCATCTTCACGGTCGGGTCGGTCCTGATCAGCTGGGTGCTGCTGATGCGGCCCGGCCTGGAGGCCGCCGGGGAGGCGGTCGAGGCCAAGGTGCTCGCCGCGGCGTACCCGCTCAGCGACGTGCTGCTGCTGGCCCTGCTGGTGCGCCTGCTCACCACCAAGGGCGCGCGCAGCCCGGCGTTCCGCTGGCTGGTGGCGGGCAACTCGCTGCTGCTGCTGGCCGACTGCGCCTACCAGTACACGTCGATGACCGAGACCTACACCGGCGGCGCGATCACGCTGCCCTGGCTGCTGAGCTACGTGTGTTTCGCGGCGGCCGCGCTGCATCCGTCGATGCGTCATCTCACCGACGGCAACACCGGCGACGTCGGCACCCGCTTCACCCGTGGCCGGCTGATCGCGCTCACCCTGGCCAGCCTGGTGGCCCCCGGCACCCTGCTGCTGCAACTGGCGCTGGGCGTGCCGCTCGCGGCCTGGGCGGTGGCGCTGTCGTCGGTGGTGCTGTTCCTGCTGGTGGTCTGGCGGATGTCCGGGCTGCTGCGGCGCCTGGACGCGCAGGCGACCCGGCTGGCGGACCTGGCCCGCACCGATGCCCTGACCGGCCTGCCGAACCGGCGCACCAGCGACGCGGAACTGGAACGGATGCAGACCCGGGCCCGCACCGAGGGCCTGCCGCTGTGCGTGGCGATCCTCGACCTGGACCACTTCAAGTCGTTCAACGACACCTACGGCCACCAGGCCGGCGACAGCCTGCTGGTCGCGGCGGGCGCGGCGTGGCGGCAGTGCATGAAGGACGCCCACGCCGGGGTCGGGGTGGGACGCTCGGCGATGCTGGGTCGCTGGGGTGGCGAGGAGTTCGTGCTGCTGCTGCTCGGGCACGACGTGCCCTCGGCCGTGGCCCTGGCCGACGCGATGCGGGCCGTCACCCCCGCGGGGCAGAGTTTCTCCGCGGGCGTGGCCTGCTGGGACGGGCTGGAGTCGGCGTCGGCCGTGTTCGCCCGCGCCGACGAGGCGCTCTACGCGGCCAAGGCGGGCGGGCGCGACCAGGTCCGTACCGCCGCCCCGGCCGGTGAGACGCTGCCGGCGCCCGGGGACCGGCCCGGCACCGTGCTCAGCGCAGAAGACGTAGTTCGGTGA
- a CDS encoding RCC1 domain-containing protein — MSTHSAASPERPGADRPVIAAGRRHSVAVCRDGSVAAAGTGSPAECRVGDWRRIVAVAAGNVHAARNTGRSHTVGLRCDGTVLATGWNGDGQCEVGAWERVVALAAGWRRTLGVLDDGRVLAAGRPDEGACEVGSWREIVAVTCGDWHSAGLRADGTAVATGNNRRGQCDVGHWRDLRMVAAGYLHSAGLTVEGRVLVTGNPASAIAQMGTWQDVVAIAAGSHHTVALTARGRVLAAGDNSRGQCDVQAWRDVVAVAAGAAHTLGLRRDGGVLATGDNDHGQCDVAGWAAGPAGGDMSIRYRAMSD, encoded by the coding sequence ATGTCCACGCATTCAGCCGCGTCGCCGGAGCGGCCCGGTGCCGACCGGCCGGTGATCGCCGCCGGGAGACGTCATTCGGTGGCGGTGTGCCGTGACGGCTCGGTGGCGGCCGCGGGCACCGGGAGCCCGGCGGAGTGCCGGGTGGGGGACTGGCGCCGGATCGTGGCGGTGGCCGCCGGGAACGTGCACGCCGCCCGTAACACCGGCCGGTCGCACACCGTCGGTCTGCGGTGCGACGGAACGGTTCTCGCGACCGGCTGGAACGGTGACGGCCAGTGCGAGGTCGGCGCCTGGGAGCGGGTGGTCGCCCTGGCGGCGGGATGGCGGCGCACGCTGGGTGTGCTGGACGACGGGCGGGTGCTCGCCGCCGGCCGGCCCGACGAGGGAGCCTGCGAGGTCGGCTCCTGGCGCGAGATCGTCGCCGTCACCTGCGGCGACTGGCACTCGGCCGGGCTGCGGGCGGACGGGACCGCGGTGGCCACCGGTAACAACCGGCGGGGGCAGTGCGACGTCGGGCACTGGCGCGATCTGCGCATGGTCGCGGCCGGCTACCTGCATTCGGCCGGGCTCACGGTCGAGGGACGTGTGCTGGTCACGGGGAACCCGGCGTCGGCGATCGCCCAGATGGGCACCTGGCAGGACGTCGTCGCGATCGCCGCCGGCAGTCATCACACCGTCGCTCTCACCGCGCGGGGGCGGGTGCTGGCCGCCGGTGACAACAGCCGCGGGCAGTGCGACGTGCAGGCCTGGCGCGACGTCGTCGCGGTAGCCGCGGGAGCGGCCCACACGCTGGGGCTTCGCCGCGACGGCGGGGTTCTCGCCACCGGTGACAACGACCACGGGCAGTGCGACGTCGCGGGCTGGGCGGCCGGGCCGGCCGGCGGGGACATGTCGATCCGGTATCGCGCGATGTCCGATTGA
- a CDS encoding L-talarate/galactarate dehydratase — translation MTLETSTVVPDLSGLHLGAGEAAGDRITGVRTSLAFLPLGNPISDAKVFTGRQKPLTEIAFVFAEITTESGLSGLGWAYSKRAGGPGMYAHAREVAGNLLGEDPSDIARLWTKLVWAGASVGRSGLSTQAIAAFDIALWDLKGKRAGLPLAKLIGAHRDTVAAYNTSGGFLSMPIEAVAENARRSVDGGIGGIKLKVGQPDRKADLARVAAVREAVGDDVTLMVDANQQWNRQDGLRMGRALETFGLEWIEEPLDAYDAEGHAQLAAALDTPIATGEMLTSVAEHAELLRLRSVDYLQPDAPRIGGITPFLKLMALAEHAGVSLAPHFAMEIHVHLSAAYPHTAWVEHFEWLEPLWNERLDLRQGRMVVPGRPGLGLSLSEQARAWTTETGTAGGGFAD, via the coding sequence ATGACGCTCGAGACCAGTACCGTCGTCCCTGATCTTTCCGGTCTGCACCTGGGCGCGGGGGAGGCCGCCGGTGACCGGATCACCGGAGTGCGCACCTCGCTGGCGTTCCTGCCGCTGGGCAACCCGATCAGCGACGCCAAGGTCTTCACCGGACGTCAGAAGCCGCTCACCGAGATCGCTTTCGTCTTCGCCGAGATCACCACCGAGTCCGGTCTGAGCGGCCTGGGATGGGCCTACTCCAAGCGGGCCGGCGGCCCGGGCATGTACGCCCACGCCCGTGAGGTGGCGGGCAACCTGCTGGGCGAGGACCCCAGCGACATCGCCCGGCTGTGGACGAAACTCGTCTGGGCCGGTGCCTCGGTGGGCCGCAGCGGCCTGTCCACACAGGCGATCGCCGCTTTCGACATCGCGCTGTGGGACCTGAAGGGCAAGCGGGCCGGGCTGCCGCTGGCGAAACTCATCGGCGCGCACCGTGACACGGTGGCCGCGTACAACACCTCCGGCGGGTTCCTGTCGATGCCGATCGAGGCGGTGGCCGAGAACGCCCGCCGCTCGGTGGACGGCGGGATCGGCGGGATCAAGCTGAAGGTCGGCCAGCCCGACCGCAAGGCCGACCTGGCCCGGGTGGCCGCGGTGCGGGAGGCCGTCGGCGACGACGTGACGCTGATGGTGGACGCCAACCAGCAGTGGAACCGGCAGGACGGCCTGCGCATGGGCCGGGCCCTGGAGACGTTCGGGCTGGAGTGGATCGAGGAGCCCCTGGACGCCTACGACGCCGAGGGCCACGCCCAGCTCGCCGCCGCCCTGGACACCCCGATCGCGACGGGGGAGATGCTGACCAGCGTCGCCGAGCACGCCGAGCTGCTGCGGCTGCGCTCGGTCGACTACCTCCAGCCGGACGCGCCCCGCATCGGCGGGATCACGCCGTTTTTGAAGCTGATGGCGCTGGCCGAGCACGCGGGGGTGAGCCTGGCGCCGCACTTCGCCATGGAGATCCACGTGCACCTGTCGGCGGCCTACCCGCACACCGCCTGGGTGGAGCACTTCGAGTGGCTGGAGCCGCTGTGGAACGAGCGGCTGGACCTGCGGCAGGGCCGGATGGTCGTGCCCGGGCGGCCCGGCCTGGGGCTCTCCCTGAGCGAGCAGGCCCGGGCGTGGACGACCGAGACGGGCACTGCGGGAGGCGGTTTCGCCGACTGA
- a CDS encoding alpha/beta fold hydrolase: MRLFVSRGKVFARLLTVLVAGAAVCCLLCGPAPTATAAAAGPERRCTDQVLPVRLSDPGPAAFSVWGRLCWRGARPPSAVQLLVAGGTYDHQYWDLRQAGPHYSYVDAATAAGFATFAVDRIGSGRSSTPPSGTVTAHAEAVSLHDVVTALRAGAVGGHRFRSVVWVGHSYGSIVGAFEISRYHDADGFLATGMLHAINTEHFEETADTVELANQEPKFAGLGLDDGYTTTTPGSRAMFYAPATVSPRVLAAEERAKSFQPAVNFEEVAGLLTPASPALSATRQIDVPVLVLNGQKDETYCGQGHADCTDSGTVLAGEAAYYQPAARLKVVVIPATGHSVGLSTTRRLTYAAMLAWSSSVVS; this comes from the coding sequence ATGAGGCTTTTCGTCTCCCGCGGAAAGGTTTTCGCCCGGCTGCTGACGGTGCTCGTGGCCGGGGCCGCCGTCTGCTGCCTGCTGTGCGGGCCGGCCCCGACCGCCACCGCCGCCGCGGCGGGGCCGGAGCGGAGGTGCACCGATCAGGTCCTGCCGGTCCGGTTGTCCGACCCGGGCCCGGCAGCGTTCTCCGTCTGGGGCCGGCTGTGCTGGCGCGGGGCCAGGCCGCCGTCCGCCGTCCAGTTGCTCGTGGCAGGAGGTACGTACGACCACCAGTACTGGGACCTTCGCCAGGCGGGTCCCCACTACTCCTACGTCGACGCCGCGACGGCGGCCGGATTCGCCACGTTCGCCGTGGACCGCATCGGTTCGGGCCGCAGCAGTACGCCGCCGTCCGGCACCGTGACCGCTCACGCCGAAGCGGTCTCCCTGCACGACGTGGTGACCGCACTGCGCGCCGGCGCGGTCGGGGGCCACCGGTTCCGGAGCGTCGTCTGGGTGGGGCACTCCTACGGCTCGATCGTCGGGGCGTTCGAGATCAGCCGTTACCACGACGCCGACGGGTTCCTGGCGACCGGCATGCTCCACGCCATCAACACCGAGCATTTCGAGGAGACCGCCGACACGGTCGAACTGGCCAACCAGGAACCGAAATTCGCCGGCCTGGGCCTCGACGACGGATACACCACCACGACCCCGGGAAGCCGCGCGATGTTCTACGCCCCGGCCACGGTGAGCCCGCGCGTCCTGGCCGCCGAGGAACGAGCGAAGTCGTTCCAGCCGGCCGTGAACTTCGAGGAGGTGGCCGGCCTGCTCACCCCCGCCTCGCCGGCGCTGTCGGCCACCCGGCAGATCGACGTGCCGGTCCTGGTGCTCAACGGGCAGAAAGACGAAACGTATTGCGGCCAGGGCCATGCCGACTGCACCGACAGCGGCACGGTCCTCGCCGGGGAGGCTGCGTACTATCAGCCCGCGGCACGTCTGAAGGTCGTGGTGATCCCCGCCACCGGCCACTCGGTCGGGCTGTCCACCACCCGCCGTCTCACCTACGCGGCCATGCTGGCCTGGTCGTCGTCCGTGGTCTCTTGA
- a CDS encoding epoxide hydrolase family protein has translation MTDDALVPFTVHVPQAELDDLTERIRRTRWPEPATVAGWSQGMPLEHLRRLCERWAGGYDWRAAEARLNAWPQYRTVIDGLAIHVLHARSPHPQARPLLLTHGWPGSVLEFSKLMTPLTDPADPSDAFHVVAPSLPGYGFSDRPTDSGWGIERIAAAWATLMARLGHRRYLAAGSDWGTSITSLLAVQDAAHVCAVHLVPPLAPPGPQTDVTDWEHAALEDLKAATANGSAYSETHRTRPQTIGYALTDSPAALCAWLGEKYRLWSDHDDPGNDLSDDDVLDAVTLYWLTRTGASAARLYWESIDTVSSWFTHGGGPVVTVPVGASVFAHETPRISRRWAEPRYRDIRLWRRHEHGGHFAALEAPHTLITDLRDLARLTW, from the coding sequence ATGACCGACGACGCGCTGGTCCCGTTCACCGTTCATGTCCCGCAGGCCGAACTCGACGACCTCACCGAACGCATCCGCCGCACGCGCTGGCCCGAGCCCGCGACGGTCGCCGGCTGGTCGCAGGGCATGCCGCTGGAGCACCTGCGGCGCCTGTGCGAACGGTGGGCGGGCGGCTACGACTGGCGGGCCGCGGAGGCCCGGCTGAATGCCTGGCCGCAGTACCGCACCGTCATCGACGGCCTGGCCATCCACGTCCTGCACGCGCGCTCGCCGCACCCGCAGGCGCGTCCGCTGCTGCTCACCCACGGCTGGCCCGGATCGGTCCTGGAGTTCTCGAAACTGATGACGCCGCTGACCGATCCGGCCGATCCCTCGGACGCGTTCCACGTCGTCGCGCCGTCGCTGCCCGGTTACGGATTCAGCGACCGGCCCACCGACAGCGGATGGGGCATCGAGCGGATCGCCGCCGCCTGGGCCACGCTCATGGCTCGCCTGGGTCACCGCCGCTACCTGGCCGCCGGCAGCGACTGGGGCACGAGCATCACCAGCCTCCTGGCCGTCCAGGACGCCGCGCACGTGTGCGCCGTCCACCTGGTCCCCCCGCTGGCGCCACCCGGCCCGCAGACCGACGTCACCGATTGGGAGCACGCCGCTCTGGAAGACCTGAAAGCCGCCACCGCGAACGGTTCCGCGTACTCCGAGACGCACCGCACGCGTCCTCAGACGATCGGCTACGCACTGACCGACTCCCCGGCCGCGCTGTGCGCCTGGCTGGGTGAGAAGTACCGGCTGTGGAGCGACCACGACGATCCCGGCAACGACCTGAGCGACGACGACGTCCTCGACGCGGTCACGCTGTACTGGCTCACCCGCACCGGCGCCTCCGCGGCCCGCCTGTACTGGGAGAGCATCGACACCGTGAGCTCGTGGTTCACCCACGGCGGCGGTCCGGTCGTCACCGTCCCCGTGGGCGCATCCGTCTTCGCTCACGAGACGCCCCGGATCTCCAGGCGCTGGGCCGAGCCCCGCTACCGCGACATCCGGCTGTGGCGCCGGCACGAGCACGGCGGCCACTTCGCCGCCCTCGAGGCACCACACACCCTGATCACCGACCTGCGAGACCTGGCCCGGCTGACCTGGTGA
- a CDS encoding metallopeptidase family protein — MSREAFEELVAQALDEIPPELTRRLRNVVVLVEDDAPPEEPDLLGLYDGTPLTERDEWWAAGSLPDRILIFRNPTLAVCEDAEQVAQEVRITVRHEVAHHFGIDDARLHQLGWS; from the coding sequence ATGAGCAGGGAAGCATTCGAGGAACTGGTCGCGCAGGCCCTGGACGAGATCCCGCCGGAGCTGACACGCCGGCTGCGCAACGTCGTGGTGCTGGTGGAGGACGACGCCCCGCCGGAGGAACCCGATCTGCTGGGCCTGTACGACGGCACGCCGCTGACCGAACGGGACGAGTGGTGGGCGGCCGGCAGCCTGCCCGACCGCATTCTGATCTTCCGCAACCCGACGCTGGCCGTCTGCGAGGACGCGGAACAGGTGGCGCAGGAGGTACGGATCACCGTGCGGCACGAGGTGGCCCACCACTTCGGCATCGACGACGCGCGCCTGCACCAGCTGGGCTGGAGCTGA
- a CDS encoding VOC family protein has translation MPIKLENVGIAVVDLDATIAFFTDLGLTVLGRDAVSGEWADTAVGLDGNHAKIAMLQTPDGNGRLELFEYIHPAAIATNPTLPNEIGMHRVAFSVDDLDEALEIAARHGCYPLRGVATYEDVYKLTYVRGPSGIIVMLAQELKQS, from the coding sequence ATGCCCATCAAGCTGGAGAACGTCGGCATCGCGGTCGTGGACCTCGATGCGACGATCGCCTTCTTCACCGACCTCGGTCTGACCGTGCTCGGCCGGGACGCGGTCAGCGGGGAATGGGCCGACACCGCCGTCGGCCTCGACGGCAACCACGCCAAGATCGCCATGCTCCAGACACCGGACGGCAACGGCCGTCTCGAGCTTTTCGAGTACATCCACCCCGCCGCCATCGCGACGAATCCGACGCTGCCCAACGAGATCGGCATGCACCGGGTCGCCTTCTCCGTCGACGACCTCGATGAGGCCCTGGAGATCGCGGCGAGGCACGGCTGTTACCCGCTGCGCGGTGTGGCGACCTACGAAGACGTGTACAAGCTGACCTACGTCCGCGGCCCCAGCGGCATCATCGTGATGCTGGCCCAGGAGCTGAAGCAGAGCTGA
- a CDS encoding SDR family oxidoreductase yields MGRFEGKNVVITGGSTGIGLATASLLVNQGARVLISGRDEVALKAACDHLGDGAIAVRGDVSSMIDIGVLADRVQQEFGTIDALIANAGVTVHEPFESTSEESFDLLFAVNAKGLYFTVQRLAPLLADGAGVVLTTSAVNMLGYPMVSAYAASKAAVRSLARSLARELLPRGVRVNAVSPGPIDSGILDRAGIPHVIVEQTKVRMAAEIPMQRLGHPEEVAKAAAFLAFEATFTTGAELVVDGGGTQL; encoded by the coding sequence ATGGGAAGATTCGAAGGTAAGAACGTCGTGATCACCGGCGGCAGTACCGGCATCGGCCTGGCCACTGCCAGCCTGCTGGTGAACCAGGGCGCCCGGGTACTGATCAGCGGGCGGGACGAGGTGGCCCTCAAGGCCGCTTGCGACCACCTCGGCGACGGGGCGATCGCCGTGCGCGGCGACGTGTCCTCCATGATCGACATCGGGGTGCTGGCTGATCGCGTCCAGCAGGAATTCGGGACGATCGACGCGCTCATCGCCAATGCCGGGGTCACGGTGCACGAACCGTTCGAGTCGACGAGTGAGGAGAGCTTCGACCTGCTCTTCGCGGTCAACGCCAAGGGGCTCTACTTCACGGTGCAGCGCCTCGCGCCGCTGCTGGCGGACGGCGCCGGCGTGGTGCTGACCACCTCGGCGGTCAACATGCTCGGATATCCCATGGTCAGCGCCTATGCGGCCAGCAAGGCCGCGGTCCGCTCACTCGCTCGCAGCCTGGCTCGGGAGCTGCTGCCCCGGGGAGTCCGGGTCAATGCGGTCAGTCCCGGGCCGATCGACTCGGGCATCCTCGATCGTGCCGGGATTCCGCACGTGATCGTCGAGCAGACCAAGGTCCGGATGGCGGCGGAGATCCCGATGCAACGCCTCGGTCATCCGGAAGAGGTGGCCAAGGCGGCTGCCTTCCTGGCCTTCGAGGCCACCTTCACCACGGGCGCGGAACTGGTCGTCGACGGTGGGGGAACCCAGCTCTGA
- a CDS encoding LysR family transcriptional regulator: MANPAGPGRGSQLDLRLVTYFVAVAEHLSFGRAAQELRIAQPSLSRQIRRLEQIVGTRLLERHAQGSRLTLAGEVFLPRAIGLLRQADLAVQAAHHVLPGRALTIGYVEDLVVTPAVRDLRRLHPDAYVRTRHLHWDELRALDEGIVDAVLVRTPVPVPDADLDLFTVLDDEPQVLVLPLSHPLAGYDRLSPEDLADDSWVACTRTAPTWSGFWVLEPSPVNDSQPLAPLSAGRIEDKLEMIANGQALAVLPATDRRLSGRKDLAVVEATGFSPAGIAVATRPGETNSLVKDFQRLAKARVGFYRNTSELSSEEP; encoded by the coding sequence ATGGCCAATCCCGCCGGGCCAGGCCGCGGATCCCAGCTGGACTTGCGCCTGGTCACGTACTTCGTCGCCGTCGCCGAACATCTCAGCTTCGGCCGGGCCGCGCAGGAACTGCGCATTGCCCAGCCCTCGCTGAGCCGCCAGATCCGGCGTCTGGAGCAGATCGTCGGAACCCGCCTGCTGGAGCGCCACGCACAGGGCAGCCGCCTCACCCTGGCCGGCGAAGTCTTCCTGCCTCGCGCGATCGGCCTGCTACGTCAGGCCGATCTTGCGGTCCAGGCCGCTCACCACGTGCTCCCCGGCCGCGCCCTCACCATCGGTTACGTCGAGGACCTGGTCGTCACCCCGGCCGTCCGGGATCTGCGCCGTCTCCATCCCGATGCCTACGTCCGTACCCGGCATCTGCACTGGGACGAGTTGCGTGCCCTGGACGAGGGCATCGTCGATGCTGTGCTCGTTCGTACTCCGGTCCCTGTCCCCGACGCCGACCTCGACCTGTTCACGGTCCTGGACGACGAGCCCCAGGTACTCGTGCTGCCCCTGTCTCATCCCCTTGCCGGCTATGACCGTCTCTCCCCGGAAGACCTGGCGGACGACTCGTGGGTCGCCTGCACCCGGACAGCACCGACCTGGTCAGGTTTCTGGGTGCTGGAGCCGAGCCCCGTCAACGACTCTCAGCCGTTGGCTCCGCTCAGCGCGGGCAGAATCGAGGACAAGCTGGAGATGATCGCCAACGGGCAGGCTCTGGCCGTGCTGCCGGCCACCGACCGTCGCCTGAGTGGCCGGAAGGATCTGGCCGTCGTCGAAGCCACGGGTTTTTCGCCCGCCGGCATCGCTGTGGCCACTCGACCGGGCGAGACCAACTCCCTCGTCAAGGATTTCCAGCGCCTGGCGAAAGCCCGAGTGGGCTTCTACCGCAACACTTCTGAGCTCTCCTCGGAAGAACCGTAG
- a CDS encoding HPF/RaiA family ribosome-associated protein, with protein MQIQVQTDKNIRTATDWIEEELESSLSRFAEQLVRVDVHLSDQNGDKPGTDDIRCGLDARIAGVKSVVVTHSAANVHDAYHGALHKLTKSLETSTAKLSARRGRDSIRTAPESQELPEEIVS; from the coding sequence GTGCAGATTCAGGTTCAGACCGACAAGAACATCCGCACGGCCACGGACTGGATCGAGGAGGAGCTCGAGAGCTCGCTCTCCCGGTTCGCCGAGCAGCTGGTGCGTGTCGACGTGCACCTGAGCGACCAGAACGGTGACAAACCGGGGACCGACGACATCCGCTGCGGCCTGGACGCCCGGATCGCCGGCGTGAAGTCCGTGGTGGTGACCCACTCGGCCGCCAACGTGCACGACGCGTACCACGGCGCCCTGCACAAGCTGACCAAGTCGCTGGAGACCAGCACGGCCAAGCTCTCGGCCCGCCGCGGACGCGACTCGATCCGCACGGCGCCGGAGTCGCAGGAGCTGCCGGAGGAGATCGTTTCCTGA